Proteins from one Syntrophus gentianae genomic window:
- a CDS encoding hybrid sensor histidine kinase/response regulator — protein MEEQETKRKHAEEQTRESRQDLLNIIHYLPESTLVIDKEGKVITWNRSMEAMTGIKAEEMLGRGDYEYALPFYKERRPILANLALSPDKQMEKRYTTIQRMGDTLFGESFTPGIPPGDMHLSSTATVLRNSRGEAVAAIECIRDNTEWKKLQERLSRAEKMEGLGRLAGGVAHDLNNVLGVLVGYSELLAEAVPEGSPLKKYAKTIMQSGMRSAAIVQDLLTLARRGVTVSEVVNLNSVVIDYFKTPEFEELNFCHPQVKISTNLEEGLLNIKGSAVHLSKTLMNLISNAVEAIPGSGEVTIRTKNRHMDVPIQELPEGDYAILTVSDTGRGISADDLDKIFEPFYTKKVMGRSGTGLGLAVVWGTVKDHDGYIDVQSDEGKGTTFTLYFPITRDEEDDDRKIVPVENYQGSGESILVVDDVPEQRELAQSMLGKLGYTVISVSGGEEAVTWLRSNKADLVVLDMIMDPGIDGLETYQRILKINAAQKALIVSGFSRTEKVKKAQELGAGAYVRKPYILENLGMAVRQELDRS, from the coding sequence ATGGAAGAACAGGAAACAAAACGTAAACACGCCGAGGAGCAAACTCGGGAATCCCGGCAGGACCTCTTGAACATCATCCATTATCTTCCCGAATCCACCCTGGTCATCGATAAAGAAGGCAAAGTCATAACCTGGAACCGGTCGATGGAAGCCATGACGGGAATCAAGGCGGAAGAGATGCTCGGGCGGGGCGATTACGAGTATGCCCTCCCTTTTTACAAGGAGAGAAGGCCCATTCTTGCCAATCTCGCCCTTTCCCCGGACAAGCAGATGGAAAAACGATACACAACGATTCAGCGGATGGGAGACACCCTTTTCGGTGAATCCTTCACCCCGGGAATTCCACCCGGCGATATGCACCTTTCTTCCACAGCAACGGTCTTGCGGAATTCCCGGGGAGAGGCCGTTGCAGCCATCGAATGCATCCGCGACAATACGGAATGGAAAAAACTGCAGGAACGTTTAAGCCGCGCCGAAAAGATGGAGGGATTGGGAAGACTGGCCGGTGGGGTCGCTCACGATCTGAACAATGTCCTGGGGGTCCTTGTCGGCTATTCGGAACTGCTTGCGGAAGCCGTTCCGGAAGGCAGTCCCTTGAAAAAATATGCCAAAACCATTATGCAATCCGGGATGAGGAGCGCCGCGATCGTTCAGGACCTGCTGACTCTGGCCAGAAGAGGCGTGACGGTTTCGGAAGTGGTCAATCTGAATTCGGTTGTAATTGATTACTTCAAAACGCCGGAATTCGAGGAGCTGAACTTCTGTCATCCCCAGGTGAAGATTTCAACCAACCTCGAAGAAGGGCTCTTGAATATCAAAGGGTCCGCCGTTCATCTAAGCAAAACCTTGATGAATCTCATCTCCAACGCCGTAGAGGCCATTCCCGGTTCCGGCGAAGTGACGATCCGGACGAAGAACCGGCATATGGACGTTCCCATACAGGAGCTCCCGGAAGGGGATTATGCGATCCTGACCGTATCTGACACGGGAAGAGGCATTTCAGCGGATGACCTGGACAAGATCTTCGAGCCCTTCTACACCAAAAAAGTGATGGGCCGCAGCGGTACGGGTCTTGGTCTGGCCGTTGTCTGGGGAACGGTAAAGGATCATGACGGGTATATCGACGTGCAAAGTGACGAGGGAAAGGGAACAACCTTTACGCTCTATTTCCCGATTACAAGGGATGAGGAAGACGATGACAGGAAAATTGTTCCGGTCGAGAACTATCAAGGCTCCGGAGAATCCATTCTCGTGGTGGATGACGTGCCTGAGCAGAGAGAACTTGCGCAGAGCATGCTGGGCAAGCTCGGCTACACGGTGATTTCGGTCTCCGGCGGGGAAGAAGCCGTCACCTGGCTGCGTTCGAACAAAGCCGACCTCGTCGTTCTGGACATGATCATGGATCCCGGCATCGACGGGCTGGAGACCTATCAGCGGATTTTGAAAATCAACGCGGCTCAAAAGGCGCTGATCGTCAGTGGATTTTCCCGGACGGAAAAGGTGAAAAAGGCTCAGGAACTGGGGGCCGGGGCTTATGTCCGGAAACCCTATATCCTGGAAAACCTGGGCATGGCGGTTCGACAGGAACTTGACCGATCCT
- a CDS encoding PAS domain S-box protein translates to MNDWKKTKAHLIRELEELRARVAGYESIEQRPMLAQKKQKKKENSAPRSTSLVDIMTGSALALLACPNISEAVDQALAVLGEGTNVDRVYLFENHQDPFSGELQASQRFEWSKADIISQRDNPLLINQPYRNFFPRWQSELPVGRSIKGLIEDFPAAEREFLAAQGILSLLVVPVMMEGHFWGFIGFDDCHEGKEWTKDEESILIAAAGNIVNAIERKRTEESLRKSEDQYRTIFENTGTPLLIFEEDTTIYLVNAEFERAFHYSRDEVEDRMSWMDITLPEDLEWLKRYHYMRRVDPEASPRNYELKVVDRFGRVHESYITIAMIPGTMRSIASVLDISPLKAVENALRESEAHYRALFEHAGVAIAHVNAQGKFLRANDNFLEFLGYTWEELEKINARSVAHPDYIEQTRILIEKQINNEINLLFQEKYYVRKDGALRWGEMRSTPIRDEQGRLLSAVVAIVDRTQQKQAEDELKKYLEEIEDLYENAPFGYHSLLEDGTILRMNKTELSWLGYSRDEVIGKMKYADMLPPEEIETFHQRFSLFKNHGDLVNIEAKVMRKDGTTFDILATVNPIHDEKGNYIMSRDSVFDNTERKRVENALAESEALYRNLFENASIGMFQSTFEGRFLRINQAYATMLGYESPGEVILTITDTATQIHADPGNRAELLAAVDRDGWFYAEQPYLRKDGSVMIGKLSVRKVIKGDGDSAYLEGIVEDVTERKKTEKVLQERDKELQLKAMRLGEANMALKVLLKTMESDQEELKERVLTNIKDQVLPYLDKLKNSPLNELQRDYVQMTETNLNEIASPFLKKIASGCFNLTMKESQIASLVRDGKTSKEIAGLLNVSQRVIDFHRKNIRKKLGLTERGESLVMLLRSFS, encoded by the coding sequence ATGAATGATTGGAAGAAGACCAAAGCGCACCTGATAAGAGAATTGGAGGAACTGAGGGCCAGAGTCGCCGGGTATGAGTCCATCGAACAGAGACCAATGCTCGCTCAAAAGAAACAAAAAAAGAAAGAAAACAGTGCCCCGCGATCCACTTCCCTGGTGGACATTATGACAGGGAGCGCCCTTGCCCTTCTGGCCTGCCCGAACATCTCCGAAGCGGTCGATCAGGCTCTGGCTGTTCTTGGTGAAGGCACGAATGTGGATCGGGTCTATCTTTTTGAGAATCACCAGGACCCCTTTAGCGGGGAGCTCCAGGCCAGTCAGCGTTTTGAATGGTCGAAAGCCGACATCATCAGCCAGAGGGATAATCCCCTGTTGATCAACCAACCTTACCGTAATTTTTTCCCACGCTGGCAGAGCGAACTTCCCGTGGGCCGATCCATAAAAGGTCTGATAGAGGATTTCCCGGCGGCGGAACGGGAGTTTCTTGCGGCGCAGGGAATCCTTTCCCTTCTGGTTGTTCCTGTCATGATGGAAGGGCATTTCTGGGGGTTTATCGGCTTTGATGACTGCCATGAGGGAAAGGAATGGACGAAAGACGAGGAATCCATCCTTATTGCCGCAGCGGGGAACATCGTCAATGCGATCGAACGGAAAAGGACGGAAGAGTCCCTGCGAAAATCAGAAGACCAGTATCGCACGATTTTTGAAAACACCGGCACGCCTCTTCTGATCTTCGAGGAGGATACCACGATCTATCTGGTGAATGCAGAGTTTGAACGGGCATTTCATTATTCGCGGGACGAGGTGGAGGACAGGATGAGCTGGATGGACATCACCCTCCCGGAGGACTTGGAATGGCTGAAGAGATATCATTACATGCGAAGAGTCGATCCGGAAGCCTCCCCCCGGAACTATGAATTGAAGGTGGTGGACCGATTCGGTCGTGTGCATGAAAGTTACATTACGATTGCCATGATCCCGGGGACGATGAGAAGCATCGCCTCCGTCCTGGATATTTCCCCCCTGAAAGCCGTGGAAAACGCCCTTCGTGAGAGCGAGGCCCATTATCGGGCCCTTTTTGAACATGCCGGTGTGGCGATTGCCCATGTAAATGCCCAGGGGAAATTTCTTCGCGCCAATGACAACTTCCTGGAATTTTTAGGTTACACCTGGGAAGAACTGGAAAAAATAAACGCCAGGAGTGTCGCACATCCGGATTACATCGAGCAGACCAGAATCCTCATTGAAAAGCAGATCAATAATGAGATCAATCTGCTATTCCAGGAAAAGTATTATGTCCGGAAAGACGGCGCCTTGCGGTGGGGAGAGATGCGATCCACGCCGATCCGCGATGAACAGGGAAGGCTGCTTTCGGCTGTTGTGGCCATTGTCGACAGGACCCAGCAGAAGCAGGCGGAAGACGAACTGAAGAAGTATCTCGAAGAGATTGAGGATCTTTACGAAAACGCCCCCTTCGGCTACCATTCCCTGCTAGAGGACGGGACAATCCTCCGCATGAATAAGACGGAACTTTCATGGTTGGGCTATTCCCGTGACGAGGTGATCGGGAAGATGAAGTATGCCGACATGTTGCCGCCCGAGGAAATTGAAACGTTTCATCAGCGTTTTTCACTTTTTAAGAACCATGGAGATCTGGTTAATATAGAAGCTAAAGTGATGCGCAAGGACGGTACAACATTCGATATCCTCGCTACCGTCAATCCAATTCATGACGAAAAAGGTAATTATATAATGAGCCGGGATTCCGTTTTTGACAATACCGAACGGAAGAGGGTGGAAAACGCCCTGGCGGAAAGTGAGGCATTGTATCGAAATCTCTTTGAGAACGCTTCGATCGGCATGTTCCAGAGCACCTTTGAAGGGAGATTTCTGCGCATTAATCAGGCCTACGCAACGATGCTCGGTTATGAATCGCCTGGGGAAGTGATCTTGACCATAACGGACACCGCCACGCAGATTCATGCCGATCCTGGAAACCGGGCCGAACTGCTGGCCGCAGTGGATCGGGATGGGTGGTTCTATGCCGAGCAGCCCTACCTCCGCAAGGACGGCAGCGTCATGATCGGGAAACTGTCTGTTCGGAAGGTGATCAAAGGAGATGGCGATTCGGCTTATCTGGAAGGGATTGTGGAAGACGTTACCGAGCGGAAAAAGACGGAAAAGGTTTTGCAGGAAAGAGATAAAGAATTGCAGCTCAAGGCGATGCGTCTCGGAGAAGCCAATATGGCGTTGAAGGTTCTGCTGAAAACCATGGAGAGCGACCAGGAGGAATTGAAAGAAAGGGTTTTAACCAACATCAAGGACCAGGTGCTGCCTTACCTGGACAAACTGAAAAACTCACCGCTCAATGAACTCCAGAGAGACTATGTTCAAATGACAGAAACCAACCTTAACGAAATTGCCTCACCCTTTCTGAAAAAAATAGCATCCGGCTGTTTTAATCTTACGATGAAAGAGAGTCAGATTGCCTCCCTGGTGCGGGACGGCAAGACATCGAAAGAGATTGCGGGGCTGTTGAACGTATCGCAGCGGGTCATTGATTTTCACAGGAAAAACATCAGGAAGAAGCTTGGGCTGACGGAGAGAGGCGAAAGCCTTGTGATGCTGCTGCGATCCTTTTCATAG
- a CDS encoding CoA-transferase subunit beta, protein MNYTSPEIMTIMAAREIRNGDIVFCGTGISMLAAMAAKNISAPESVIFFESGAVDSLLEELPLAVSDSRVMYGTDSNGGLMDAFATMQNRMTGDRVIAILGAAQIDKYGNLNTTVIGDYFHPETRFAGSGGGCDVASFVPRCIVFMHHEKRKFVRKLDYLTSPGYLDGPGARERAGLPPGGISCVVTNMAVMRFDEHSKEMYLDRFYPGTTPQQILDRMGFPVDISRARQADPPTEEELRILREKCDPSRMQL, encoded by the coding sequence ATGAACTACACCTCCCCGGAAATCATGACGATCATGGCCGCCCGGGAAATCCGGAACGGCGACATCGTGTTCTGCGGAACGGGTATCTCCATGCTGGCTGCCATGGCGGCAAAGAACATCTCCGCCCCCGAAAGCGTCATTTTCTTTGAATCCGGCGCCGTCGACTCCCTCCTGGAGGAGCTTCCCTTGGCGGTCTCCGATTCCCGGGTCATGTACGGGACCGACTCCAACGGGGGGTTGATGGACGCCTTTGCGACGATGCAGAACAGGATGACCGGAGACCGGGTCATCGCCATCCTGGGCGCCGCCCAGATTGACAAATACGGCAATCTGAACACCACGGTCATCGGCGACTATTTTCACCCGGAGACCCGCTTCGCAGGAAGCGGCGGCGGTTGTGACGTGGCTTCCTTCGTTCCCCGGTGCATCGTCTTCATGCACCACGAGAAACGCAAGTTTGTGCGAAAACTGGACTATCTGACCAGTCCGGGATATCTGGACGGCCCCGGCGCCCGCGAGCGGGCAGGCCTCCCTCCGGGCGGCATATCCTGCGTCGTGACCAATATGGCGGTGATGCGGTTCGACGAACACTCCAAGGAAATGTATCTGGACCGGTTCTATCCTGGAACAACCCCGCAGCAGATACTGGATCGCATGGGATTTCCCGTGGATATTTCCCGCGCCCGCCAGGCCGATCCGCCGACGGAAGAAGAACTGCGGATCCTGAGGGAAAAATGCGATCCCAGCCGGATGCAGCTCTAA